Proteins encoded together in one Oxalobacteraceae sp. CFBP 8761 window:
- a CDS encoding NCS2 family permease, with amino-acid sequence MLDRFFQLSANNTTVRTELMAGLTTFLTMVYIIFVNPSILGDAGMPKASVFVATCLIAAGGTALMGLYANYPIAMAPGMGLNAYFAYAVVLGMGIPWQAALGAVFISGCLFILVTMVGLRAMIVDGIPRSMRVGITVGLGMFLALIALKNAGIVVASDATLVKAGDLHQPAAMMAVLGFFVIVALDRLRVRGAILIGIVLVTVLSFFFGGNTYQGVFSLPPPISPTLFALDIPGALAAGILNVVLVFFLVELFDATGTLMGVARRAGLLVEGKMERLNKALLVDSGAIVAGSVLGTSSTTAYIESAAGVQVGGRTGLTALTVAALFLACLFIAPLASVVPPYATAPALLFVACLMLADLGEVDWSDTTESIPAAVTALGMPFTYSIAEGIAFGFISYAVLKLLTGRARDVKPVVWVIAALFAFKIAYVGA; translated from the coding sequence ATGCTCGACCGTTTCTTCCAACTCAGCGCCAACAACACCACCGTCCGCACCGAACTCATGGCGGGCCTGACCACGTTCCTGACGATGGTCTACATCATTTTTGTCAATCCATCGATTCTGGGCGACGCCGGCATGCCGAAAGCGTCCGTCTTCGTCGCAACCTGCCTGATCGCCGCCGGCGGCACCGCCCTGATGGGCCTGTACGCCAACTACCCGATTGCGATGGCGCCCGGCATGGGCCTGAATGCCTACTTCGCCTACGCCGTCGTGCTCGGCATGGGCATCCCGTGGCAGGCGGCGCTGGGCGCCGTGTTCATTTCGGGGTGCCTGTTCATCCTCGTGACGATGGTCGGCCTGCGGGCAATGATCGTCGACGGCATTCCGCGCTCGATGCGGGTCGGCATCACGGTCGGACTGGGCATGTTCCTGGCCCTGATCGCCCTCAAGAACGCCGGTATCGTCGTCGCCAGCGACGCCACGCTCGTCAAGGCGGGCGACCTGCACCAGCCGGCAGCGATGATGGCCGTGCTGGGCTTCTTCGTGATCGTTGCGCTGGACCGGCTGCGGGTGCGCGGCGCGATCCTGATCGGCATCGTGCTGGTGACCGTGCTCAGCTTTTTCTTCGGCGGCAATACCTACCAGGGCGTATTCTCGCTGCCGCCACCCATTTCGCCAACGCTGTTTGCGCTGGATATCCCGGGCGCGCTGGCGGCTGGCATCCTCAATGTGGTGCTGGTGTTCTTCCTGGTCGAGCTGTTCGATGCGACCGGCACGCTGATGGGCGTGGCGCGCCGTGCCGGCCTTTTGGTCGAAGGCAAGATGGAGCGCCTGAACAAGGCGTTGCTGGTTGACAGCGGCGCCATTGTCGCCGGCAGCGTGCTCGGCACGTCGAGCACGACGGCCTACATCGAAAGCGCGGCCGGTGTGCAGGTGGGCGGGCGCACAGGCCTGACGGCGCTGACCGTCGCCGCGCTGTTCCTGGCGTGCCTGTTCATCGCGCCACTGGCGTCGGTGGTTCCGCCCTACGCGACCGCGCCGGCGCTACTCTTTGTCGCCTGCCTGATGCTGGCCGACCTGGGCGAAGTCGACTGGAGCGACACTACCGAAAGCATTCCGGCGGCCGTTACCGCGCTGGGCATGCCGTTCACGTATTCGATCGCTGAAGGCATTGCGTTCGGCTTCATCAGCTACGCCGTGCTCAAGCTATTGACGGGCCGCGCGCGCGATGTGAAACCGGTCGTCTGGGTGATCGCCGCGCTGTTCGCGTTCAAGATCGCCTACGTCGGGGCCTGA
- a CDS encoding thioredoxin family protein, giving the protein MSTAYATRQPERAEIDSAPGILVLDFGTDWCGYCRAAAPAIAQAVAGQPAARHVKVEDGPGRPLGRSFRVKLWPTVVVLKDGQEVARVVRPADADTVTEALAQAAA; this is encoded by the coding sequence ATGTCCACAGCCTACGCAACCCGCCAGCCCGAGCGCGCCGAGATCGATTCGGCACCAGGCATTCTCGTCCTCGACTTCGGCACCGATTGGTGCGGATATTGCCGCGCGGCCGCGCCGGCGATCGCCCAGGCCGTCGCAGGGCAACCGGCCGCCAGGCACGTCAAGGTCGAGGATGGTCCCGGCCGGCCGCTGGGCCGGTCGTTTCGCGTCAAGCTGTGGCCGACGGTGGTCGTGCTCAAGGACGGCCAGGAAGTCGCGCGCGTGGTGCGCCCGGCCGATGCTGATACCGTGACTGAAGCGCTGGCGCAGGCGGCTGCATGA
- a CDS encoding META domain-containing protein has translation MRASLCLLSVSLALGACSSIPATAPSDSPSTGPATAVATPTLAGTSWRLASFQANDDGSQPLRPGTPDGFTLSFGQDGRLAVKLDCNRGNGPWQAVATDATGGTLTLGPVATTRAMCPPDAVGSRLAQDLPALRTWRLQDNRLHTGLPADAGVYVWERITP, from the coding sequence ATGCGCGCAAGCCTTTGTCTCCTGTCCGTCAGCCTCGCCCTGGGCGCCTGCTCCAGCATTCCTGCAACTGCGCCTTCAGATTCGCCATCGACCGGACCCGCGACGGCCGTCGCAACACCGACGCTGGCCGGCACGAGCTGGCGCCTGGCGTCGTTCCAGGCGAACGACGATGGCAGCCAGCCACTGCGGCCCGGCACGCCGGATGGCTTCACGCTGTCGTTCGGCCAGGATGGCCGCCTGGCCGTCAAGCTCGATTGCAATCGAGGCAACGGTCCGTGGCAGGCCGTGGCCACCGATGCGACGGGCGGCACCTTGACCCTGGGGCCGGTCGCGACGACCCGCGCGATGTGTCCGCCCGATGCAGTGGGCTCGCGCCTGGCGCAGGACCTGCCGGCGCTGCGCACCTGGCGTCTGCAGGACAATCGCCTGCACACGGGTTTGCCGGCCGACGCCGGTGTCTATGTGTGGGAACGCATCACGCCATAG
- a CDS encoding glucose 1-dehydrogenase, with product MNMPSQQQTPPGSEAALHPKADHGETSYRGSGRLQDKATVITGGDSGIGRAVALAYAREGADVLISYLNEHDDARETARLVEEAGRRAILVPGDLADPAHCRAVIERAVTEFGRIDVLVNNAAFQMSHESIEDIPDAEWDYTFQVNITAMFHLCKAAVKHMPRGSSIINTTSINSDKPKPTLLAYATTKGAIANFTGGLSQLLADKGIRVNSVAPGPIWTPLIPSTMPADEVESFGDETPMKRPGQPKEVAPVFVMLASDEASYISGARIAVTGGTPIL from the coding sequence ATGAACATGCCATCCCAACAGCAAACACCCCCGGGCAGCGAAGCCGCCCTGCATCCCAAGGCCGATCACGGCGAAACCTCATATCGCGGTTCCGGCCGCCTGCAGGACAAGGCCACCGTCATCACGGGCGGCGACAGCGGCATCGGTCGCGCCGTGGCGCTGGCGTACGCGCGCGAAGGCGCTGATGTCCTGATCTCGTACCTGAACGAACACGACGACGCCAGGGAAACAGCGCGCCTGGTCGAAGAAGCCGGCCGCCGCGCGATCCTGGTGCCGGGCGACCTGGCCGATCCGGCGCATTGCCGCGCGGTCATCGAGCGCGCCGTAACCGAATTCGGCCGCATCGACGTGCTGGTCAACAACGCTGCCTTCCAGATGAGCCATGAGTCCATCGAAGACATCCCGGACGCCGAATGGGACTACACGTTCCAGGTCAACATCACCGCGATGTTCCATCTGTGCAAAGCTGCGGTGAAGCACATGCCGCGTGGCTCGTCGATCATCAACACGACGTCGATCAACTCGGACAAACCCAAGCCAACACTGCTGGCCTACGCCACCACCAAGGGCGCGATCGCCAACTTCACGGGTGGCCTGTCGCAGCTGCTGGCCGACAAGGGCATCCGCGTCAACTCGGTCGCACCGGGTCCGATCTGGACGCCGCTGATCCCGTCGACCATGCCGGCGGATGAAGTGGAGAGCTTCGGTGACGAAACACCGATGAAACGCCCGGGCCAGCCAAAGGAAGTAGCGCCCGTGTTCGTGATGCTGGCCTCGGACGAAGCCAGCTATATCTCCGGCGCGCGGATCGCCGTCACCGGTGGCACGCCGATTCTCTGA
- a CDS encoding DUF481 domain-containing protein, translating to MLMKLSPILALLVVSVHGAANAAPDLPQVGDVHAPLKVMMPAIPDGGWFTSAELGAINTSGNTSGTSVTGKIDARHETSDWSHEFIASGYFKEDEYENEEGELLRARSAERWATSAKASFKLLGDGRRAFVLGSHVNDKFGAYVRYSSLSVGYGSRWYTAPDKTLDVEIGPGYFNGRRETDEEEDGLTVRGAAQFRWQVSPSAFFAQTISVEKGTSNTHSVAETSLSTKINGSMQMKAGFSVRNDSSVPEDKKNTDTQTSLTMVYSF from the coding sequence ATGCTGATGAAACTATCCCCGATCCTGGCGCTGCTCGTTGTCAGCGTCCACGGCGCGGCCAACGCGGCCCCCGATCTTCCCCAGGTTGGCGACGTCCATGCGCCGCTCAAAGTCATGATGCCGGCGATTCCCGATGGTGGCTGGTTCACCTCGGCCGAACTCGGCGCGATCAATACCTCCGGCAACACGAGCGGCACGTCGGTGACGGGCAAGATCGACGCCCGCCACGAAACGTCGGACTGGAGCCATGAATTCATTGCCAGCGGCTACTTCAAGGAAGACGAGTACGAGAACGAAGAAGGCGAACTGCTGCGCGCGCGGTCGGCCGAGCGCTGGGCCACCTCGGCCAAGGCCTCGTTCAAGCTGCTGGGCGACGGCCGGCGCGCCTTCGTCCTCGGCTCGCACGTGAACGACAAGTTCGGCGCCTACGTGCGCTACTCGTCACTGTCGGTCGGTTACGGCTCGCGCTGGTACACGGCGCCGGACAAGACGCTCGACGTCGAGATCGGTCCGGGCTACTTCAACGGCAGGCGCGAGACGGACGAAGAAGAAGACGGCCTGACCGTGCGCGGCGCGGCGCAGTTCCGCTGGCAGGTCAGCCCGTCGGCGTTCTTTGCGCAGACGATCAGCGTCGAGAAAGGCACATCCAATACCCACTCGGTGGCCGAGACGTCGCTGTCGACCAAGATCAACGGCAGCATGCAGATGAAGGCAGGTTTCAGCGTCCGCAACGACAGCAGCGTGCCCGAAGACAAGAAGAACACGGATACCCAGACCTCGCTGACGATGGTCTATTCGTTCTAG
- a CDS encoding sensor histidine kinase, producing the protein MKTRTYLFLMAGAILLPVAIASWIGLSMLLDWERDSRLRSVREMARATAFQIDREIAAAEASLRAVAYSEGMRQQDYARLHRWTSSTNANNAQSWTVLYDSKGRELFTTQAPVGTKLLSTTRDWASQVSLAGGTLVSGYFIDEYSGLPTVAVSVPAPLEDGQYNIVSQIFDVRFFERILRHDAIGEDWKVGIFDRNGLAIMRNRGSDTLGQPMGADFLAATRAANHGVFRHVTQDGRDVYGVFTRSKSSDWTIVIGVPVAQIEAAARTATWYAALVLLLLLGLAVAVVLYLGRTLERALSQAAAAVTLLADGAIALPARTRVEEVDALVEGLARTSEALSSESQVRKSLQEEREQLLVSEQRARRLAEAQSRAKDDFLAMLGHELRNPLAAISGAMSVLDMPNLKPQVAANARDISRRQMRHLTCIVDDLLDVQRILSGKIVLHRARIDVAQVVRSSAEAKALVDAGAHAWTIETIPDTWVDGDRTRLEQVVDNLLHNAIKYTPKGGRIDVRVWRDGDQIAVSVSDTGVGIAPELHPLIFDVLVQGPTSIDRGQGGLGLGLALVKQLTALHGGTVAVHSDGPGKGSCFVVRVPAMA; encoded by the coding sequence ATGAAAACCCGCACTTACCTGTTCCTGATGGCAGGGGCGATCCTGCTACCCGTGGCAATCGCCTCATGGATCGGCCTGTCCATGCTGCTTGACTGGGAACGTGACTCGCGCCTGCGCAGCGTGCGCGAGATGGCCCGCGCCACCGCTTTCCAGATCGACCGCGAGATCGCCGCTGCCGAAGCGTCGCTGCGCGCCGTCGCTTATTCGGAAGGCATGCGCCAGCAGGACTATGCGCGCCTGCATCGCTGGACCTCGAGCACGAACGCCAACAATGCCCAATCCTGGACCGTGCTGTATGACAGCAAAGGCCGTGAACTGTTCACCACACAGGCGCCGGTCGGCACCAAGTTGCTGTCAACAACCCGCGATTGGGCGAGTCAGGTCTCGCTTGCCGGCGGCACCCTCGTGTCGGGCTATTTCATCGACGAGTATTCGGGACTGCCGACCGTCGCGGTCAGCGTCCCGGCCCCGCTCGAAGATGGCCAGTACAACATCGTCAGCCAGATTTTCGACGTGCGCTTCTTCGAGCGCATCCTGCGCCATGACGCCATTGGCGAAGACTGGAAAGTCGGGATCTTCGATCGCAACGGGCTGGCCATCATGCGCAACCGCGGGTCGGACACACTGGGCCAGCCGATGGGCGCGGATTTCCTGGCCGCCACGCGCGCGGCGAACCACGGCGTGTTCCGCCACGTAACGCAGGATGGGCGTGACGTCTACGGCGTGTTCACCCGTTCGAAAAGCAGCGACTGGACCATCGTCATCGGCGTGCCGGTGGCGCAGATCGAGGCGGCTGCGCGTACTGCAACCTGGTACGCGGCGCTCGTGCTGCTGCTGCTGCTGGGCCTGGCGGTGGCCGTCGTCTTGTATCTCGGGCGTACCCTCGAGCGGGCGCTGAGCCAGGCAGCGGCGGCCGTCACGCTGCTGGCTGACGGCGCGATTGCCCTGCCCGCCCGCACCCGGGTCGAGGAAGTCGACGCCCTGGTCGAAGGTCTTGCCCGGACCAGCGAAGCGCTGTCCAGCGAAAGCCAGGTGCGCAAATCGCTCCAGGAAGAACGCGAACAGTTGCTGGTCAGCGAACAGCGCGCGCGCCGGCTGGCCGAGGCCCAGAGCCGGGCCAAGGACGATTTCCTTGCCATGCTGGGTCACGAACTACGCAACCCGCTGGCAGCGATCTCGGGGGCGATGTCGGTGCTGGACATGCCCAATCTCAAGCCGCAGGTCGCGGCCAATGCGCGCGACATCAGCCGGCGCCAGATGCGTCACCTGACCTGCATCGTCGACGACCTGCTGGACGTACAGCGCATCCTGTCGGGCAAGATCGTGCTGCACCGCGCCCGCATCGATGTCGCGCAGGTGGTGCGCAGCAGCGCCGAAGCCAAGGCGCTGGTCGACGCCGGCGCGCACGCCTGGACCATCGAGACGATCCCGGATACCTGGGTCGACGGCGACCGTACCCGTCTGGAACAGGTCGTTGACAACCTGCTGCACAACGCCATCAAGTACACGCCGAAAGGCGGCCGCATCGACGTGCGTGTCTGGCGCGACGGAGATCAGATAGCGGTCAGCGTCAGCGACACCGGCGTGGGCATCGCGCCCGAGTTGCATCCGCTGATCTTCGATGTACTGGTGCAGGGGCCGACGAGCATCGACCGTGGCCAGGGCGGCCTGGGCCTGGGCCTGGCGCTGGTCAAGCAACTCACCGCCCTGCACGGCGGCACCGTGGCCGTGCACAGCGACGGGCCCGGCAAAGGCAGTTGCTTTGTCGTGCGCGTGCCGGCTATGGCGTGA
- a CDS encoding MHS family MFS transporter, which yields MSVVTANKPRTVLFASLIGTTIEFYDFYIYATAAVLVFPRLFFPTADPGAAMLQSLATFAIAFFARPVGSAVFGHFGDRVGRKATLVAALLTMGLSTILIGLLPTYAQIGVAAPLLLALCRFGQGLGLGGEWGGAVLLATENAPPGKRAWYGMFPQLGAPIGFFLSGGVFLLLGELMTDADFFAWGWRIPFLASAVLVGVGLYIRLKITETPDFQKVLDSKARVKVPVVTVMRDHRRALVLGTFIALATFVIFYLMTVFALSWGTAQLGYTRQQFLLLQLFAVLFFALTIPLSALLADKRGRRTAMMLVSGAIALFGLLYGPLFGAGGAWSVGAFMVLGMCLVGFTYGPLGTLLAELFPAEVRYTGASLTFNFASILGASVAPYIALWLGTNYGLEYVGYYLSGAALISLLALIMARSLIPHTAKA from the coding sequence ATGAGCGTCGTCACGGCCAACAAGCCCCGTACCGTCCTGTTTGCCAGCTTGATCGGCACGACCATCGAATTCTACGATTTCTATATCTACGCCACGGCCGCCGTACTGGTATTTCCACGGCTGTTTTTCCCGACCGCTGACCCGGGCGCCGCGATGCTGCAGTCGCTGGCAACGTTTGCCATCGCCTTCTTCGCGCGTCCGGTGGGCTCGGCCGTGTTTGGCCACTTCGGTGACCGCGTGGGCCGCAAGGCAACGCTCGTTGCCGCGCTCCTGACGATGGGCCTGTCGACCATCCTGATCGGCCTGTTGCCCACCTACGCCCAGATCGGCGTGGCCGCGCCCCTGCTGCTGGCGCTGTGCCGCTTCGGCCAGGGCCTGGGCCTGGGCGGTGAATGGGGTGGGGCGGTGCTGCTCGCCACCGAGAATGCGCCGCCGGGCAAGCGCGCCTGGTACGGGATGTTCCCCCAGCTGGGCGCGCCGATCGGCTTCTTCCTGTCGGGCGGCGTGTTCCTGCTGCTGGGCGAGTTGATGACCGACGCCGACTTCTTCGCCTGGGGCTGGCGCATTCCATTCCTGGCCAGCGCCGTGCTGGTGGGCGTGGGCCTGTACATTCGCCTCAAGATCACCGAGACGCCGGACTTCCAGAAGGTGTTGGACAGCAAGGCGCGGGTCAAGGTGCCGGTCGTGACCGTCATGCGCGACCATCGCCGCGCGCTGGTGCTGGGCACATTCATCGCGCTGGCCACCTTCGTCATCTTCTACCTGATGACAGTCTTTGCGCTGAGCTGGGGCACGGCGCAGCTCGGATACACACGCCAGCAATTCCTGCTGCTGCAATTGTTCGCGGTGCTGTTCTTTGCGCTGACCATCCCACTGTCGGCGCTGCTGGCCGACAAGCGTGGCCGGCGCACCGCGATGATGCTCGTCAGCGGGGCGATCGCTCTCTTTGGCCTGCTGTACGGGCCGCTGTTCGGGGCAGGCGGCGCCTGGTCGGTCGGCGCCTTCATGGTGCTGGGCATGTGCCTGGTCGGCTTCACGTACGGGCCGCTGGGCACGCTGCTGGCCGAGCTGTTCCCGGCCGAGGTGCGCTACACGGGCGCGTCGCTGACCTTCAATTTTGCCAGCATCCTGGGCGCGTCAGTGGCGCCGTATATCGCGCTGTGGCTGGGCACGAACTACGGGCTGGAGTATGTCGGTTACTACCTGAGCGGCGCGGCGCTGATCAGCCTGCTGGCGCTGATCATGGCCCGCAGCCTGATACCGCACACGGCGAAGGCGTGA
- a CDS encoding GNAT family N-acetyltransferase, with product MNERRFGALTGRAPHVSDSAFLAALYLATRPDLGALPVPRSVIEGIARHQQQLQIEAYAQRYPAAETWLLTDGEEALGRVVLDWKSDTLRVVDLAVAPHARRYGVARTVLGALQDACRGQRTIALRVRVENAAARALYAACGFAVVRDDGATLELAWG from the coding sequence GTGAACGAACGCCGCTTCGGCGCGCTGACGGGACGTGCGCCGCACGTCTCCGATTCGGCGTTCCTGGCGGCACTGTATCTGGCGACGCGGCCCGACCTGGGCGCGTTGCCAGTGCCGCGCAGCGTGATCGAGGGCATCGCGCGGCACCAGCAGCAACTGCAGATAGAGGCATATGCACAGCGCTATCCTGCCGCCGAGACATGGTTGCTGACCGATGGCGAAGAAGCGCTGGGACGGGTGGTGCTGGACTGGAAGAGCGACACGCTGCGCGTGGTCGACCTGGCGGTGGCGCCCCACGCCCGCCGTTACGGCGTCGCGCGCACGGTGCTGGGGGCATTGCAGGACGCCTGCCGGGGGCAGCGCACGATCGCGCTGCGCGTGCGCGTCGAGAATGCCGCCGCACGCGCGCTGTACGCGGCGTGCGGCTTTGCCGTCGTGCGGGACGACGGCGCGACGCTGGAACTGGCCTGGGGTTGA